The following are encoded in a window of Amycolatopsis solani genomic DNA:
- a CDS encoding DUF4396 domain-containing protein, translating into MNEQRGASWATAIQATLHCLTGCAIGEVLGMVLGTAFGLHNAATVVLSIVLAFVFGYGLTMRGVLKSGLNLPAAFKVALAADTVSIAVMELIDNTVVVAIPGAMDAGLASFLFWLALALSLAIAFVVTVPVNKWMIGRGLGHAKVHAHHQH; encoded by the coding sequence ATGAACGAACAGCGCGGGGCTTCGTGGGCGACGGCGATCCAGGCGACTCTCCACTGCCTGACCGGCTGCGCCATCGGTGAGGTGCTCGGCATGGTGCTGGGGACGGCGTTCGGCCTGCACAACGCGGCGACCGTGGTGCTGTCGATCGTGCTGGCCTTCGTCTTCGGCTACGGCCTGACCATGCGGGGCGTCCTGAAGTCGGGGCTGAACCTGCCGGCGGCGTTCAAGGTCGCGCTGGCCGCGGACACCGTGTCGATCGCCGTCATGGAGCTGATCGACAACACCGTGGTCGTGGCGATTCCCGGGGCGATGGACGCCGGCCTGGCCAGCTTCCTGTTCTGGCTGGCCTTGGCGCTGTCGCTGGCGATCGCGTTCGTCGTCACGGTGCCGGTCAACAAGTGGATGATCGGGCGCGGTCTCGGCCACGCCAAGGTGCACGCGCACCACCAGCACTGA
- a CDS encoding autoinducer 2 ABC transporter substrate-binding protein: MRGPTKTFRLVAAMALGAVLALGGCSDQLGSAPAPAPTRVAFVPKIGGIPYFEAMDTGGQEAAKQLGVTWSTSAPASVDPAAQVTILRELIAKKVDVIAVAPNDPAALAGVIGEARAKGIHVLTSDTDAPGTQREVFVNQATAKGVGTALVDALMKKTGGAGQYAIVSCGPAAANLNAWIAVQKDYAATQYPKAQLVETVYAGEDEATATHLAKELMARHPGLTGLIGECTTSAPGVARAVRDAEKIGQVFTVGVGTPQAIKPFLLDGSCSQSVLWNVESLGYLTAWTAKQVADGKPLQAVNKVSLELPAVKFDAPSKTVLLGDPLLITADNVDQFKY, from the coding sequence ATGCGAGGGCCGACGAAGACCTTCCGGCTGGTCGCGGCGATGGCGCTGGGGGCCGTGCTCGCGCTCGGGGGCTGCTCGGACCAGCTGGGCAGCGCGCCCGCGCCGGCCCCGACCCGGGTGGCGTTCGTCCCCAAGATCGGGGGCATCCCGTACTTCGAGGCGATGGACACCGGTGGGCAGGAAGCGGCGAAGCAGCTGGGCGTGACGTGGTCCACGAGCGCGCCGGCCAGCGTCGACCCGGCCGCCCAGGTGACCATCCTGCGCGAGCTGATCGCGAAGAAGGTCGACGTCATCGCCGTGGCGCCCAACGACCCGGCCGCGCTGGCCGGGGTCATCGGCGAGGCCAGGGCGAAGGGCATCCACGTCCTGACTTCGGACACCGACGCGCCGGGTACGCAGCGTGAGGTGTTCGTCAACCAGGCCACCGCCAAGGGCGTCGGCACCGCGCTCGTCGACGCGCTGATGAAGAAGACCGGCGGCGCCGGCCAGTACGCGATCGTCTCCTGCGGCCCGGCCGCCGCGAACCTCAACGCGTGGATCGCGGTCCAGAAGGACTACGCGGCCACGCAGTACCCGAAGGCCCAGCTCGTCGAGACCGTGTACGCGGGCGAGGACGAAGCCACCGCGACGCACCTCGCCAAGGAGCTGATGGCCCGCCACCCCGGGCTGACCGGGCTGATCGGCGAGTGCACGACGTCGGCGCCGGGCGTCGCGAGGGCCGTGCGCGACGCGGAGAAGATCGGCCAGGTGTTCACCGTCGGCGTCGGGACGCCGCAGGCGATCAAGCCGTTCCTGCTCGACGGTTCCTGCTCGCAGTCGGTGCTGTGGAACGTCGAATCGCTCGGCTACCTCACCGCGTGGACGGCGAAGCAGGTCGCCGACGGCAAGCCGCTGCAGGCCGTCAACAAGGTGAGCCTGGAGTTGCCGGCGGTGAAGTTCGACGCCCCGTCGAAGACCGTCCTGCTGGGCGATCCGCTGCTCATCACCGCCGACAACGTCGACCAGTTCAAGTACTAG
- a CDS encoding esterase-like activity of phytase family protein translates to MKRVRIALVAGVLALPLVTAGPAAAHDHGPRAKDDHYRVRAGQPLRGGVLGNDRSATAVVRHTPAAHGTVSIGADGTFHYTPAPGFTGRDSFTYTVSDAVKLYPTDLPPLATIGGVEIRGGAYGSALTPVPGSRDEFYGLTDRGPNVDAPAGGKIEPLPAFTPAIGKFRLRAGKAVLERTIPLRAADGTPYNGQVSPLADTGETIVDLTGNVLPKSANGYDSEGLVAQRDGTFWVSDEYGPFLTHFGRDGRALERLSPYDGSLPGELKYRVPNKGMEGLALTPDGRTLVGVMQSALQQPDLTKKPGNVTTLRIVTVDLRTRATHEYLYLLDDPDTTGTAVSEITALSATRFLVDERDGKPEPGAVKKLYEIDLTGATDVGPRAAGYDAVKGGVLVGGKSIDAYVGKDTTAQATADLAAAGITPVAKKLYLDLGALVTGLDPSGGFFGHDKVEGVATTDGGRTLVISNDNDFGIDGVTNAAPPYALHPKTLPDGRQDDGEYLAVDTTRLPAATSTATVTIEVR, encoded by the coding sequence ATGAAGCGGGTACGAATCGCACTGGTGGCCGGGGTCCTGGCGCTGCCGCTGGTGACGGCGGGACCGGCCGCGGCCCACGACCACGGCCCGCGGGCGAAGGACGACCACTACCGCGTCCGCGCGGGGCAGCCGCTGCGGGGCGGGGTGCTCGGCAACGACCGGTCCGCCACGGCGGTGGTGCGGCACACCCCGGCCGCGCACGGCACGGTGTCCATCGGCGCCGACGGGACCTTCCACTACACCCCGGCGCCCGGCTTCACCGGCCGGGATTCCTTCACCTACACCGTTTCCGACGCGGTCAAGCTCTACCCGACGGACCTGCCGCCGCTGGCGACGATCGGCGGCGTCGAGATCAGGGGCGGCGCCTACGGTTCGGCGCTGACGCCGGTGCCCGGCTCCCGGGACGAGTTCTACGGCCTCACCGACCGCGGCCCGAACGTCGACGCGCCCGCCGGCGGCAAGATCGAGCCGCTGCCCGCGTTCACGCCCGCGATCGGCAAGTTCCGGCTGCGGGCCGGGAAAGCCGTGCTGGAGAGGACGATCCCGCTGCGCGCCGCGGACGGGACGCCGTACAACGGCCAGGTCAGCCCGCTCGCGGACACCGGCGAGACGATCGTCGACCTCACCGGGAACGTCCTGCCGAAGTCGGCGAACGGCTACGACTCCGAAGGCCTGGTCGCCCAGCGCGACGGCACGTTCTGGGTGTCCGACGAGTACGGCCCGTTCCTCACCCACTTCGGCCGCGACGGCCGCGCGCTCGAACGCCTTTCGCCGTACGACGGGTCGCTGCCGGGCGAGCTGAAGTACCGCGTCCCGAACAAGGGCATGGAAGGCCTCGCGCTCACCCCGGACGGCCGGACACTGGTCGGCGTCATGCAGTCGGCGCTGCAGCAGCCGGACCTGACGAAGAAGCCGGGCAACGTCACCACGCTGCGGATCGTCACCGTCGACCTGCGGACCCGCGCCACGCACGAGTACCTCTACCTGCTCGACGACCCGGACACGACGGGCACCGCGGTCAGCGAGATCACCGCGTTGTCGGCGACGCGGTTCCTGGTGGACGAGCGCGACGGCAAGCCGGAACCGGGTGCCGTCAAGAAGCTGTACGAGATCGACCTGACCGGTGCCACCGACGTCGGCCCGCGGGCCGCGGGCTACGACGCCGTCAAGGGCGGGGTGCTCGTCGGCGGCAAGAGCATCGACGCCTACGTCGGCAAGGACACCACGGCCCAGGCGACCGCGGACCTGGCCGCCGCCGGCATCACGCCGGTGGCCAAGAAGCTGTACCTGGACCTCGGCGCGCTGGTGACCGGCCTGGACCCGAGCGGCGGGTTCTTCGGGCACGACAAGGTCGAAGGCGTCGCGACGACCGACGGCGGCCGGACGCTCGTGATCAGCAACGACAACGACTTCGGCATCGACGGCGTGACCAACGCGGCCCCGCCGTACGCACTGCACCCGAAGACGCTGCCGGACGGGCGCCAGGACGACGGCGAGTACCTGGCCGTCGACACCACCAGGCTGCCGGCCGCCACGAGCACCGCGACGGTCACGATCGAGGTGCGCTAG
- a CDS encoding DUF6923 family protein, protein MTGTRARWAAMLGVAAAVSALLAATGWLAPSRPPAAQAPDRCTILQAENERGGAPTTLRLLDMPGGATKRLTRAGYWINAMGYSAAQGVVYGVADGTRDGRYDRGAHAVRIDAQGTVTDLGVIGRAGAVRPVWSLVTGATAGAIAGNRWYVRQDGDLYTMDINPASPDYLRVVHRTALRPVSLAVGVDDFAYDPVDGLLHGVSTTSRGDDAVVTLDPATGKVVPVPGLRFPAGGAYGSVVLGPGAIYATANRDGHRSVTYRLPRDGSGPAVEVATGPVLVSGDAAGCFTEAPPPLPPPPPNTPPPTTPPPNTPPPNTPPPTPPPNTPPPNAPTPPPNTPPPNPPTPTTPAPEPPPPPRPPPVEQPAAPAPTPVPAPAPVVQPKASTPAPPPTSSPHARPTEKPKPVVEDTGRRTQEKRRWGLTALILVLGGGAAAAHGRRHR, encoded by the coding sequence TTGACCGGCACGCGAGCCCGCTGGGCCGCGATGCTCGGCGTCGCCGCCGCGGTCTCGGCACTGCTGGCGGCGACGGGCTGGCTCGCGCCGTCCCGGCCACCGGCGGCCCAGGCACCGGACCGCTGCACGATCCTGCAGGCGGAGAACGAACGCGGCGGCGCCCCGACGACGTTGCGGCTGCTGGACATGCCCGGCGGCGCCACGAAACGCCTGACGCGGGCCGGGTACTGGATCAACGCGATGGGGTACTCCGCCGCGCAGGGCGTCGTCTACGGCGTCGCCGACGGCACCCGCGACGGCCGGTACGACCGCGGCGCGCACGCGGTCCGCATCGACGCCCAGGGAACCGTCACGGATTTGGGCGTGATCGGCCGCGCGGGCGCGGTGCGTCCGGTGTGGAGCCTGGTCACCGGCGCCACCGCCGGGGCGATCGCCGGGAACCGCTGGTACGTCCGGCAGGACGGCGATCTGTACACAATGGACATCAACCCGGCTTCGCCGGACTACCTGCGGGTGGTGCACCGCACGGCGCTGCGCCCGGTGTCGCTGGCCGTGGGCGTCGACGACTTCGCCTACGACCCGGTGGACGGACTGCTCCACGGCGTCTCGACGACTTCGCGCGGGGACGACGCGGTCGTCACGCTCGACCCGGCGACCGGCAAGGTCGTCCCGGTCCCCGGCCTGCGGTTCCCCGCGGGCGGTGCGTACGGGTCGGTCGTGCTCGGGCCCGGCGCGATCTACGCGACGGCCAACCGCGACGGGCACCGCAGCGTCACCTACCGCCTGCCGCGCGACGGCTCGGGCCCGGCGGTCGAGGTCGCGACCGGGCCGGTGCTGGTGAGCGGGGACGCGGCCGGCTGCTTCACCGAAGCACCCCCGCCCCTCCCGCCGCCACCGCCGAACACCCCGCCCCCGACCACGCCACCGCCCAACACGCCACCACCCAACACGCCGCCGCCGACCCCACCCCCGAACACCCCGCCTCCCAACGCGCCGACTCCGCCCCCGAACACCCCACCGCCGAACCCCCCGACCCCGACCACCCCGGCGCCGGAACCGCCGCCACCGCCCCGACCACCGCCGGTCGAGCAGCCGGCCGCACCGGCTCCGACCCCGGTGCCCGCCCCGGCGCCGGTCGTCCAGCCCAAGGCGTCGACCCCGGCGCCGCCACCGACGTCGTCACCGCACGCGCGGCCGACCGAGAAACCGAAGCCGGTGGTCGAGGACACCGGCCGGCGGACCCAGGAAAAACGCCGCTGGGGCCTGACCGCCCTGATCCTGGTGCTCGGCGGCGGCGCGGCGGCCGCGCACGGCCGGCGGCACCGTTAA
- a CDS encoding DUF4239 domain-containing protein → MNIFVTGGLWVAGAAVVGGLIAYLVRRFGWDEGRPDNNDAAGQVFTIVGGLHAVLVAFVLISLFDSVGSASQDAQTEADSLVAATWAADALPADTKDRVRQLAVAYARTVEEQEWPRLADGGAIPSTGWTQLDQMRQAVASAEVDGDWEIDRKTEASNQLWSVYQARQQRLANSGGGGVGAVVWFALILGSLITAILLPNLFGGTRLAAHIIIVSTLAGTITLLLFAIHELQNPFSGGAKVPPEAFTTALDRLA, encoded by the coding sequence ATGAACATCTTCGTGACCGGTGGGCTCTGGGTGGCCGGCGCGGCCGTGGTCGGCGGCCTGATCGCCTACCTGGTCCGCCGGTTCGGCTGGGACGAAGGCCGGCCCGACAACAACGACGCGGCGGGCCAGGTGTTCACCATCGTCGGCGGGCTGCACGCGGTGCTGGTCGCGTTCGTGCTCATCTCGCTGTTCGACTCGGTCGGCTCCGCGAGCCAGGACGCGCAGACCGAGGCCGACAGCCTGGTCGCGGCCACCTGGGCGGCCGACGCGCTGCCCGCCGACACCAAGGACCGCGTGCGCCAGCTCGCCGTCGCGTATGCGCGCACGGTCGAGGAGCAGGAGTGGCCGCGCCTGGCCGACGGCGGCGCGATCCCCTCGACCGGCTGGACGCAGCTCGACCAGATGCGGCAGGCGGTCGCGTCCGCCGAGGTCGACGGCGACTGGGAGATCGACCGCAAGACCGAGGCGAGCAACCAGCTCTGGTCGGTCTACCAGGCCCGCCAGCAGCGGCTGGCCAACTCCGGTGGCGGCGGCGTCGGCGCGGTCGTCTGGTTCGCGCTGATCCTCGGCAGCCTGATCACCGCGATCCTGCTGCCCAACCTCTTCGGCGGCACCCGGCTGGCCGCGCACATCATCATCGTGTCCACCCTGGCCGGCACGATCACGTTGCTGCTCTTCGCGATCCACGAACTGCAGAACCCGTTCAGCGGCGGGGCGAAGGTGCCGCCGGAGGCGTTCACGACGGCGCTGGACCGGCTGGCTTGA
- a CDS encoding family 2B encapsulin nanocompartment shell protein, translated as MTVTDPANTEQAPQSLGRAAARTLATTTKSLPQMQGISTRWLLKALPFTDVTAGSYRVNRRLSYAVGDGRVTFTTTGTHVRVIPPELGELAPLRGYDDETVLTELATRFTQHHYQPGDTLVEFGSPADQVFLIAHGKITKIGTGAYGDHTTLATLADGDYFGDTTLTHTDGIWEFTAKAVTACTVLTLPRTAFDDLLTHFPTLQHHLDTYRARGTAAANDHGEAEITLASGHDGEPHLPATFVDYDAAPREYELSLAQTVLRVHSRVADLYNQPHNQIEQQLRLTVEALRERQEHELVNNTDFGLLHNADFAQRIPTRTGPPTPDDLDELLTLVWKDPAFFLAHPATIAAFGRECSQAGLYPTPVDLGGHQVPAWRGIPLLPCNKIPVSDTRTSSILLMRTGEAAQGVIGLHQTGLPDEYQPGLNVRFMGINDQAVISYLVSAYYSAAVLVPDALAVLESVELGREH; from the coding sequence GTGACTGTCACCGACCCGGCGAACACCGAACAAGCACCACAAAGCCTCGGCCGGGCCGCCGCCCGCACCCTCGCCACCACCACCAAATCCCTCCCCCAGATGCAAGGCATCTCCACCCGCTGGCTCCTCAAAGCCCTCCCCTTCACCGACGTCACCGCCGGCTCCTACCGCGTCAACCGCCGCCTCTCCTACGCCGTCGGCGACGGCCGCGTCACCTTCACCACCACCGGCACCCACGTCCGCGTCATCCCACCCGAACTCGGCGAACTCGCCCCCCTACGCGGCTACGACGACGAAACCGTCCTCACCGAACTCGCCACCCGCTTCACCCAACACCACTACCAACCCGGCGACACCCTCGTCGAATTCGGCTCCCCCGCCGACCAGGTCTTCCTCATCGCCCACGGCAAAATCACCAAAATCGGCACCGGCGCCTACGGCGACCACACCACCCTCGCCACCCTCGCCGACGGCGACTACTTCGGCGACACCACCCTCACCCACACCGACGGCATCTGGGAATTCACCGCCAAAGCCGTCACCGCCTGCACCGTCCTGACCCTCCCCCGCACCGCCTTCGACGACCTCCTCACCCACTTCCCCACCCTCCAACACCACCTCGACACCTACCGCGCCCGCGGCACCGCAGCAGCCAACGACCACGGCGAAGCCGAAATCACCCTGGCCTCCGGCCACGACGGCGAACCCCACCTGCCCGCCACCTTCGTCGACTACGACGCCGCACCGCGGGAATACGAACTCTCCCTCGCCCAGACCGTCCTACGCGTGCACTCCCGCGTCGCCGACCTCTACAACCAGCCTCACAACCAGATCGAACAACAACTCCGCCTGACCGTCGAAGCACTACGGGAACGGCAGGAACACGAACTGGTCAACAACACCGACTTCGGGCTCCTGCACAACGCCGACTTCGCCCAGCGCATCCCCACCCGCACCGGCCCACCCACCCCCGACGACCTCGACGAACTGCTCACCCTGGTCTGGAAAGACCCCGCCTTCTTCCTCGCCCACCCCGCCACCATCGCCGCGTTCGGCCGCGAATGCTCCCAAGCCGGCCTCTACCCCACCCCCGTCGACCTCGGCGGGCACCAGGTCCCCGCCTGGCGCGGCATCCCGCTGCTGCCCTGCAACAAAATCCCCGTCTCCGACACCCGCACCAGCTCCATCCTGCTCATGCGCACCGGCGAAGCCGCCCAAGGCGTGATCGGGCTGCACCAGACCGGCCTGCCCGATGAATACCAGCCCGGGCTCAACGTGCGGTTCATGGGCATCAACGACCAGGCCGTCATCTCCTACCTCGTCTCCGCCTACTACTCCGCCGCCGTCCTCGTCCCCGACGCCCTCGCCGTGCTGGAAAGCGTCGAACTCGGCCGGGAACACTGA
- a CDS encoding family 2B encapsulin nanocompartment shell protein, with amino-acid sequence MTLTEPTPQQALGVAAARTLATTTKSRPQMRGITPRWLLTQLPWVDVPAGSYRVTRRLTYTLGDGKLSFYTTGSQVQVVPAELTELALLRDFADEAALQVLAGAFEHREYDPGAVLLREGAPLDMLILIAHGKVTRHRAGPYGDDAALATATDGDHLGADLLTRDDATWGFTARAATRVTALVLPASVFARLNGRLESLRTHVAEAAARPRKPQNSKGEASIDLSAGHDGEPLLAGTYVDYDPAPREYELAVAQTVLRVHNRVTDLYNTPHNQLEQQLRLTVEALRERQEHDLINNTDFGLLHNTDLKHRLTTRTGPPTPLDMDDLLCRRRKTKFFLAHPRAIAAFGRACTAHRVYPDVAVLDGKRVQTWRGVPILPCDKIPVTETGTTSILAMRTGEDDAGVIGLRPKELPDEHQPGVNVRWMGISERAITSYLVSAYHSAAVLVPDALGVLDDVEVGRA; translated from the coding sequence GTGACCCTGACCGAACCCACCCCACAGCAGGCGTTGGGGGTCGCGGCCGCGCGGACCCTGGCCACCACCACCAAATCCCGCCCCCAGATGCGCGGCATCACCCCCCGCTGGCTGCTCACCCAGCTCCCCTGGGTCGACGTCCCCGCCGGCAGCTACCGCGTCACCCGCCGCCTCACCTACACCCTCGGCGACGGCAAACTCTCCTTCTACACCACCGGCTCCCAGGTCCAGGTCGTCCCCGCCGAACTCACCGAACTCGCGCTGCTGCGGGACTTCGCCGACGAGGCCGCGTTGCAGGTGTTGGCGGGGGCGTTCGAGCACCGCGAATACGACCCCGGCGCCGTCCTCCTTCGCGAGGGGGCGCCGCTGGACATGCTGATCCTGATCGCGCACGGCAAAGTCACCCGCCACCGCGCCGGCCCCTACGGCGACGACGCCGCCCTGGCCACCGCCACCGACGGCGACCACCTCGGCGCCGACCTGCTCACCCGTGACGACGCGACCTGGGGGTTCACCGCCCGCGCCGCCACCCGCGTCACCGCCCTCGTCCTGCCCGCCTCGGTGTTCGCCCGGCTCAACGGGCGCCTGGAATCGCTGCGCACGCATGTCGCCGAGGCGGCCGCGCGACCTCGGAAGCCGCAGAACAGCAAAGGCGAAGCCAGCATCGACCTCTCCGCCGGGCATGACGGGGAACCGTTGCTGGCCGGGACGTATGTCGACTACGACCCGGCCCCGCGGGAATACGAACTCGCCGTCGCCCAAACCGTGTTGCGGGTGCACAACCGGGTCACCGACCTCTACAACACCCCCCACAACCAGCTCGAACAACAGCTGCGGCTGACGGTGGAAGCGTTGCGGGAGCGGCAGGAGCATGACCTGATCAACAACACCGACTTCGGGCTGCTGCACAACACCGACCTCAAACACCGTCTCACCACCCGCACCGGGCCACCAACACCGTTGGACATGGATGATTTGTTGTGCCGGAGGCGGAAAACGAAGTTCTTCCTCGCCCATCCCCGCGCCATCGCCGCGTTCGGACGGGCGTGTACTGCCCACCGGGTGTATCCGGATGTTGCGGTGCTGGACGGGAAACGCGTCCAGACCTGGCGCGGGGTCCCGATCCTGCCCTGCGACAAGATTCCGGTGACCGAGACGGGCACGACGTCGATCCTGGCGATGCGCACCGGCGAAGACGACGCCGGAGTGATCGGCCTACGGCCTAAGGAGCTTCCGGATGAGCATCAGCCGGGGGTGAACGTCCGGTGGATGGGGATCAGCGAACGCGCGATCACCTCCTACCTCGTCAGCGCCTACCACTCCGCCGCCGTACTCGTCCCGGATGCGTTGGGCGTACTGGACGACGTGGAGGTCGGGCGCGCATGA